The genomic segment AACATGATCGCCGGCGAGCTCAAGCCCGACCGCGGCTCGATCGGTTTCTTCGGCGACGATATCACCCGCGACTCGGTCATCCAGCGCACCCTCAAGGGGCTGGGCCGCACCTATCAGGTGTCGACCATGGTGCCGTCGGTCACGGTGCGAGAGAACCTCGCGCTGGCCCGCGGCAATGGCCGGCTGCCGTCGCTGTGGCAACCCTGGCAGTCGCGACTGGACGACGACCTGATGGCCACCGCCGAGCGGCTGGGCCTGACGCCGGTGCTCGACGAGACGGTGGCCAACCTCTCCTACGGCACCCTGCGCCAGCTGGAACTGGCCATGGTGATGGCCCAGCAGCCGCGACTGCTGCTGCTCGACGAGCCCGCCGCCGGGCTCTCCCATGCCGAGCGCCAGGTGCTGCAAGGCATCCTGCGCAACCTGCCCCAGGAGGTGACGCTGCTGATGATCGAACACGATATGGAGATGGTCCTGGCGCTCAGCGACCGCATTTCGGTGCTGCACCAGGGCGAAATGTTTGCCGAGGGCACGCCTGACGAGATTGCCGCCCACCAGGGCGTGCGCGATATCTACCTGGGGCGTGCCAATGGCTGAAACAGTGATACGCGTCGAGCACCTCGAGGCCCATTACGGGCTGGGCCTGGCGCTGCAGGGCCTGACGTTCAGCGTGGGCAAGGAGTGTGTCGCGGTGATGGGGCGTAACGGGGTGGGCAAGACCACCCTGGCGAGGGCGCTGATGGGGCTCGATCCGCCCCAGGCACGCGGCTCGGTGGAACTGCTGGGTCGGCCGGTGCTCGGCTGGTCGCCGCAGCGCATCGCGCAGCTGGGGGTCGGCTATGTCCCCCAGGGGCGCCGGCTGTTTCCGTCACTCAGCGTCGACGAGCACCTGCAGCTGAACGCGCGCAAGGGCCCCGCCGGGCAGCAGTGGTCGGCTAGCCGAGTGTTCGAGCTGTTTCCCTCGCTGGGTCGACGGCGCCGCGCCTATGGCGACCAGATCTCCGGCGGTGAGCGCTCGATGCTGGCCATCGGCCGGGCCCTGGTCACCAACCCCGGCTGCCTGATCCTCGACGAGCCAACCGAGGGCCTGGCGCCGGCCGTGGTGGAGGACGTGGCGCTGAGCTTGAAGGAGCTGAGCCGCGAAGGTGTCGCGGTGCTGCTGATCGAGCAGAACGTCAAGGCGGCGGTGATGGCGGCCGATCGCGCCTACTTCATGTCGGAGGGCCAGATCGTGCATGAAACCGCCGACGGCGAGTCGATGTCCGACGAGGCCACGCTGGGGCGCTATCTGGGTGTCTCGGTCTAGGCGGCGATGGCCTTGTTGCGTCAGGCATCGTAGAGTGGCGGCGATTTGCACATCGAGGATCGCCGCCAATGCACCCCGAGGACCTGCAGACCCTGGTCACCATGAAGATGCCCTACGGCAAATACGCCGGGCGCCTGCTCGCCGACCTGCCCGGCCCCTACCTGGCCTGGTTCGCCCGCGAGGGTTTTCCTCCGGGCGAACTCGGTCGGCTACTGCAGCTGATGCACGAGATCGATCATAACGGGCTTGGCGAACTGCTCGACCCGCTGCGCTGAGGGTGCCTACAAAAAGGCTGCACTCACGCCGTGGAGACGGTGTAGACCATCTGCATGGCGAGGATGACCAGCATCACCGCGAACACCCGCTTGAGGGTCGCCACCGGCAGGCGGTGGGCGAGCCGCGCCCCCATGGGAGCGGTGAGGATGCTCAGCGGCGCCATCAGCAGCAGCGCCGGCAGGTAGACGTAGCCCAGCGCCGCGCTAGGCAGGCCCGCCACACCCCAGCCGTTGATCAGGTAGCCCAGCGCCCCGGCCAGGGCGATCGGCAAACCCACCGCCGCCGAGGTGCCGATGGCGTGCTGGACCTTGATGTTGCACCAGGTGAGAAAGGGCACGGTGAGCGCCCCGCCGCCGATCGCCACCAGCGCCGAGATACCGCCAATGCCGGCGCCCGCCGCGCTGACCCCGAGCGGGCCCGGCAGGACCCGCGTCGGTTTGGGCTTGAGGTTGACCAGCATCTGCGCCGCCATCAGCAGCATGAAGCAGGCGAAGAAGATCGCCAACCCGCGGGTGGGGATCAGCGCCGCGACGAAGGTCGCCAGGAAGGTCCCGGCCAGGATGCCCGGGGTGATATAGCGCACTACCTGCCAGCGCACCGCGCCGTGGCGGTGATGCGAGCGCAGGCTCGACAGCGACGACGGCACGATGGCGGCCATCGAAGTGCCCAGCGCCAGATGGGCGAGGTGCTCGTGGGGCACGCCCTGCAGCACGAACAGCGAGGTCAGCACCGGCACCATGATGCCGCCGCCGCCGATCCCCAGCAGCCCCGCCATCAGGCCGACGAAACCGCCCAGCGCCATATAGGCCAACCACCAAACAAGATCCAAGGTCTCACTCCTTATCCGATACTTTCTGACACATGCCTGCTCTCGGCCAAAGCTGGCTAGTGTAGAGCAAAAACGCGTCACACTGGACGCACACAATGTCTGGCTTCCCCCGGCGACGCGGATTGCTTACCGTGGAGGCCAAGCTCTATCCGCTCTGCCACGGAGACCACAATGACAACACCCTCCCGCGATCTCATCGGTTACGGTCGTCAAAGGCCCACAGGCCGCTGGCCCAACGGCGCACGTCTGGCCGTCAGCCTGGTGATCAATTACGAAGAAGGCTCCGAACGGTCACTGGCCATGGGGGACCCGGACCAGGAATCGATGACCGAGTGGGGCAGCTACGCGATCCCCGACGGCACTCGAAACCTGGCCATGGAATCCATGTACGAGTACGGCTCGCGAGTCGGGATCTGGCGGATCCTCGACATCCTCGAGCAGGCCCGGGTGCCGGCCACCTTCCACGCCTGCGCCCTGGCCTTCGAGCAGAATCCAGAGGTGGCCCGCGCAGCGGTCGACGCAGGCCATGAGATCTGCAGCCACGGCTATCGCTGGGAAGAGGTCTTTCGACTTAGCGAAGACCAGGAGCGAGAGCATATCCGACTCGCCATTGCTTCGTTCGAGAAGACATGTGGCAAGCGTCCGGTAGGCTGGTACTGCCGCTATGGCCCCAGCATCCATACCCGCCGACTGCTGATCGAAGAGGGCGGCTTCCTCTATGATTCCGATGCCTATAACGACGACGTTCCCTATTTCGTGGAGGTCGAGGGGACGCGCCAGCTAGTGGTCCCTTACACCTCCGATGTCAACGACTTCCGCTACTGGAACTCCCCCGGTCTCACCCAGGCCGCCGACTTTCTTGAGTACATGCAGGAGAGCTTCGACGTGCTTTATGATGAATCTGCCAGCGGCCCGCGCATGATCTCGGTGGGCTTGCACCCGCGTATGGTCGGTCGACCCGGGCGGGTGCGTGCCATCAAGCGTTTTATCGAGTACGCACAGCGCCACCAAGACGTCTGGTTTGCCACCCGCGAGGAGATCGCTCGCGCCTGGCTAGCGCGGAGCTGACCCCTTACCCACTCCTGGAGAGCTTCACCATGCAGATCCCCACCGCCCTGCGCGACACCCTTGCCCCCAGCGGCGTACTGCGTGCCTCCATCAACCTGGGCAACCCCATTCTGGCCGGCCGCGAGCCCGACAGCGGCGCGCCCTGCGGCGTCTCCGTCGACCTCGCGCGGGCCTTCGCCGAGCGGCTGGGTGTCGAGATCGAGCTGCTGGCCTTCGACTCCGCCGGCCAGTCGGTCGAGACGGTGACCGCCGAACGCGCCGATATCGGCTTCTTCGCCGTCGACCCGCTGCGCGGCGAAGGCATCCACTTCACCGCTCCCTATGTGCTGATCGAGGGCTGCTACCTGGTCCGCAATGACTCGCCGCTGACCGACAACGAGCAGGTCGATCACGCCGGCAACCGAGTGGTGGTGGGCAAGGGCAGCGCCTACGACCTCTACCTGAGCCGCACACTCGAGCAGGCCGAGATCGTCCGCGCGCCGACCTCCACCGCGGTGGTGGCGCAGTTCGTCGAGCAGCGGCTCGAGGTGGCCGCCGGGGTCAAGCAGCAGCTGGAGCAGGATAGCCAGCAGCATGACGGGCTGCGCCTGCTGCCGGGGCGCTTCATGGTGATCCAGCAGGCCATGGGCCTGCCCAAGGGCCGCGGCGAGGCCGCCGCCAACTGCCTGCGTGCCTTCGTCGAGGAGATGAAGGCCAGCGGCTTCGTCGAGCGCGCCCTCGAGCGCCACGGCATCCAGGGCGCCAGCGTCGCGCCCTGACCCCGGCGCGGCCCTGGCAGCGTTCACTGGCGGGCCAGCACGCCCGCCCGTACGTTTAACCAGCATTTGTCTTACATTCGCCATGCACCGCTTTGGTGCTTTTAATTGGACTTTTTCTCTGAATTTCGCCCCTCAATGAGGGCCATTTCCGACATGGGCCATGCAGCTGCTGCATAATGGTGCATTGAGTCGCTGTACCGTCAACGATCGTTACTGTCGGGGAAACGTCCAATGCCCTATGTGCATGACACCATTTCACGCCTGCGCCACAGCAGTCCGGCCCAGACCGAGTTCTACCAGGCCGCCGAAGAGGTCCTCGAGTGCCTACGCCCACTCTTCGAGCGCAGCCCCTACTACCACGACCACAGCATCATCGAGCGCATCGTCGAACCCGAGCGCCAGATCATGTTCCGCGTCTGCTGGACCGATGATGCCGGCAAGGTGCGGGTCAACAAGGGCTACCGGGTGCAGTTCAACTCGGCGCTGGGCCCCTACAAGGGCGGCCTGCGTTTCCACCCCAGCGTGACGTCCGGCACCATCAAGTTCCTGGGCTTCGAGCAGATCTTCAAGAACGCCCTGACCGGCCTGCCCATCGGCGGCGGCAAGGGCGGCTCGGACTTCGACCCCAAGGGCAAGTCCGACACCGAGATCATGCGCTTCTGCCAGTCGTTCATGAGCGAGCTGTACCGGCATATCGGCCCGGCTACCGATGTGCCGGCCGGCGATATCGGCGTGGGCGCCCGCGAGATCGGCTATCTATTCGGCCAGTACAAGCGCCTGACCGGCTGCTACGAGGGTGTGCTGACCGGCAAGGGCCTGAGCTGGGGCGGCTCGCTCGGCCGCAAGGAAGCCACCGGCTACGGCGCGGTCTACTTCGCCCAGAGCATGCTCGAGGCCCGCGGCGAGGGCATCGAGGGCAAGACCTGCCTGGTCTCCGGGGCCGGCAACGTGGCCATCTACACCATCGAGAAGCTCTACGAACTGGGCGCCACGCCGATCACCTGCTCCGACTCCCGCGGCATGCTCCACGATCCGCGCGGCATCGACCTAGCGCTGCTCAAGGAGCTCAAGGAGGTCAAGCGCGTCTCGCTGGAGGCCTACCTGGCCACGCACCCCGAGGCGCACTACGTGCCGCTGGCAGACTACCCGGCCGACGGCCATGCGGTGTGGCGCATCCCGGCCGATGCCGCCTTCCCCTGCGCCACCCAGAACGAGCTGACCAAGGCCGATGCCGAGACGCTGCTCGGCCATGGCGTCGACTGCATCAGCGAGGGCGCCAACATGCCCTCCACCGCCGACGCCGTCGATCTGTTTCTGGATGCCGGGGTCGCCTACGGCCCCGGCAAGGCAGCCAACGCCGGCGGCGTGGCCACCAGCCAGCTGGAGATGGCCCAGAACAGCAGCATGCAGCAGTGGCCGCTGGAGAAGGTCGATGCCAAGCTCAAGGCGATCATGGCCAGCGTCCACCGCCAGTGCGCC from the Halomonas sp. 1513 genome contains:
- a CDS encoding ABC transporter substrate-binding protein translates to MQIPTALRDTLAPSGVLRASINLGNPILAGREPDSGAPCGVSVDLARAFAERLGVEIELLAFDSAGQSVETVTAERADIGFFAVDPLRGEGIHFTAPYVLIEGCYLVRNDSPLTDNEQVDHAGNRVVVGKGSAYDLYLSRTLEQAEIVRAPTSTAVVAQFVEQRLEVAAGVKQQLEQDSQQHDGLRLLPGRFMVIQQAMGLPKGRGEAAANCLRAFVEEMKASGFVERALERHGIQGASVAP
- a CDS encoding glutamate dehydrogenase, coding for MPYVHDTISRLRHSSPAQTEFYQAAEEVLECLRPLFERSPYYHDHSIIERIVEPERQIMFRVCWTDDAGKVRVNKGYRVQFNSALGPYKGGLRFHPSVTSGTIKFLGFEQIFKNALTGLPIGGGKGGSDFDPKGKSDTEIMRFCQSFMSELYRHIGPATDVPAGDIGVGAREIGYLFGQYKRLTGCYEGVLTGKGLSWGGSLGRKEATGYGAVYFAQSMLEARGEGIEGKTCLVSGAGNVAIYTIEKLYELGATPITCSDSRGMLHDPRGIDLALLKELKEVKRVSLEAYLATHPEAHYVPLADYPADGHAVWRIPADAAFPCATQNELTKADAETLLGHGVDCISEGANMPSTADAVDLFLDAGVAYGPGKAANAGGVATSQLEMAQNSSMQQWPLEKVDAKLKAIMASVHRQCADTAEEFGAPSNLVLGANIAGFRRVADAMIEQGVG
- a CDS encoding allantoinase, whose translation is MTTPSRDLIGYGRQRPTGRWPNGARLAVSLVINYEEGSERSLAMGDPDQESMTEWGSYAIPDGTRNLAMESMYEYGSRVGIWRILDILEQARVPATFHACALAFEQNPEVARAAVDAGHEICSHGYRWEEVFRLSEDQEREHIRLAIASFEKTCGKRPVGWYCRYGPSIHTRRLLIEEGGFLYDSDAYNDDVPYFVEVEGTRQLVVPYTSDVNDFRYWNSPGLTQAADFLEYMQESFDVLYDESASGPRMISVGLHPRMVGRPGRVRAIKRFIEYAQRHQDVWFATREEIARAWLARS